In a genomic window of Streptomyces sp. cg36:
- a CDS encoding exopolysaccharide biosynthesis polyprenyl glycosylphosphotransferase, with protein MTADNTVPSPAGGVPAPAGPRRGGGGAPGAVSVVETPREAPAPLLLPARRPPRARTDVLLMAADAGATLLGGVVGAAPLAPAGTAALVLCVLLLNAHAGLYRPGGITVAHRALDEAPALLFRAVFAWAVMAAAVAAVGPELALEPGELAGCCAATAGVMLAARALAYGVRKRRAARAPRSALVVGPAPAALKLTAALGRRPQGGVRPVGVVTPIGTAAPDSAGVPVLRTIEEVQRALVQNGVRDVLFTDADAGADHSVLLGQLEGWGCALWYVDTRAPGAASGGPGAELAAFPVRRAHAAGLARPGFTVKRLLDLCVTLPALLVAAPVLLVCAALLRRSDGPGVVFRQERVGRDGRPFTLCKFRTLRPADAHEAATRWSVADDERMSRTGRIMRLTSLDELLNLWNVVRGDMSLVGPRPERPYFVAQFGQSHPGYGARHRMPVGITGLAQVEGLRGDTSIEDRARYDNYYIDHWSPWQDVCVLLRTAASLVRPTGS; from the coding sequence GTGACTGCGGACAACACCGTTCCCTCCCCGGCGGGGGGCGTTCCCGCCCCGGCCGGTCCGCGCCGGGGCGGCGGGGGCGCGCCGGGCGCCGTCTCGGTGGTGGAGACACCGCGCGAGGCGCCCGCCCCGCTCCTGCTGCCCGCCCGGCGCCCGCCCCGGGCCCGTACCGACGTCCTGCTGATGGCGGCGGACGCGGGCGCGACGCTGCTCGGGGGCGTGGTGGGCGCCGCCCCGCTCGCCCCGGCGGGCACGGCCGCGCTCGTCCTGTGCGTCCTGCTGCTCAACGCGCACGCGGGCCTGTACCGGCCGGGCGGGATCACCGTGGCGCACCGCGCCCTGGACGAGGCGCCCGCGCTGCTGTTCCGGGCCGTGTTCGCCTGGGCCGTGATGGCCGCCGCCGTCGCGGCCGTCGGCCCCGAACTGGCCCTGGAACCGGGGGAGCTCGCCGGGTGCTGCGCCGCCACGGCGGGCGTGATGCTGGCGGCGCGCGCCCTGGCGTACGGCGTACGAAAGCGCAGGGCGGCGCGCGCGCCGCGCTCCGCGCTGGTGGTCGGCCCGGCCCCGGCGGCCCTCAAGCTCACCGCCGCGCTCGGCCGCCGCCCGCAGGGCGGGGTGCGGCCGGTGGGCGTGGTGACCCCCATCGGCACCGCCGCCCCCGACTCCGCCGGGGTGCCGGTGCTGCGCACCATCGAGGAGGTGCAGCGCGCGCTCGTCCAGAACGGCGTCCGGGACGTCCTGTTCACCGACGCCGACGCGGGCGCCGACCACTCCGTGCTCCTCGGCCAGCTGGAGGGCTGGGGCTGCGCCCTCTGGTACGTGGACACCCGCGCCCCGGGCGCCGCCTCGGGCGGGCCGGGCGCGGAGCTCGCCGCGTTCCCGGTGCGCCGGGCGCACGCGGCGGGCCTGGCCCGGCCCGGGTTCACCGTCAAACGGCTGCTCGACCTGTGCGTGACCCTGCCCGCGCTGCTGGTGGCCGCGCCGGTCCTGCTGGTGTGCGCGGCACTGCTGCGCCGCAGCGACGGGCCCGGCGTGGTCTTCCGCCAGGAGCGCGTGGGCCGCGACGGGCGCCCCTTCACGCTCTGCAAGTTCCGTACGCTGCGCCCCGCCGACGCCCACGAGGCCGCCACCCGCTGGAGCGTCGCCGACGACGAGCGGATGAGCCGCACCGGCCGGATCATGCGGCTGACCTCGCTGGACGAGCTGCTGAACCTGTGGAACGTGGTGCGCGGCGACATGAGCCTGGTCGGGCCGCGCCCCGAACGCCCCTACTTCGTCGCCCAGTTCGGCCAGAGCCACCCCGGCTACGGCGCCCGGCACCGGATGCCCGTCGGCATCACCGGGCTCGCCCAGGTGGAGGGGCTGCGCGGGGACACCTCCATCGAGGACCGGGCCCGCTACGACAACTACTACATCGACCACTGGTCGCCCTGGCAGGACGTGTGCGTACTGCTGCGCACGGCGGCGTCCCTGGTGCGTCCGACGGGGAGCTGA
- a CDS encoding GNAT family N-acetyltransferase, producing the protein MTVVTGARPTVVEVCTDTGRFGALAPQWQDLHARCRTATPFQSHAWLHSWWLSYGVTGRLRVVLVRRGGELIAAAPLMLLFRPLRTLVPLGVPISDFTDVLLDDSCREEAARALTDAVREAAAGALVDFREVRPGGAVESLHAHWPGARARLPDSCCLELPADPLDALLGRLASKPAQRIRAKARKIDAVGVTERPVSVEEVPAAVERLLTLHQRQWRGRGVTREHLRPRFAEHLTRSVRLMVARGDAVVTEFELADRVVAAELTLRSPTLSGGYLYGADPALRTAKVDVATMLLRASARTASDSGRTTLSFLRGNEPYKHHWRPTALRNQRYLLAHGERAAPLLWWCVGYAAARERVAVVVRGWRGRRARRCGREG; encoded by the coding sequence ATGACGGTGGTGACGGGGGCACGGCCGACGGTGGTGGAGGTGTGCACGGACACCGGCCGCTTCGGGGCGCTCGCCCCCCAGTGGCAGGACCTGCACGCCCGCTGCCGCACGGCCACCCCCTTCCAGAGCCACGCCTGGCTGCACTCGTGGTGGCTGTCGTACGGCGTGACCGGGCGGCTGCGGGTCGTCCTCGTGCGCCGGGGCGGCGAACTGATCGCCGCGGCGCCCCTGATGCTGCTCTTCCGCCCGCTGCGCACGCTCGTCCCGCTCGGCGTCCCGATCTCCGACTTCACGGACGTCCTGCTGGACGACTCCTGCCGCGAGGAGGCGGCCCGCGCGCTGACCGACGCGGTGCGCGAGGCGGCGGCGGGCGCGCTGGTGGACTTCCGCGAGGTGCGGCCGGGCGGCGCGGTGGAGTCGCTGCACGCGCACTGGCCCGGCGCCCGTGCGCGGCTGCCCGACTCGTGCTGTCTGGAGCTTCCGGCCGATCCGCTGGACGCCCTGCTGGGCCGCCTCGCCTCGAAGCCGGCCCAGCGGATCCGGGCCAAGGCCCGCAAGATCGACGCGGTCGGGGTGACCGAACGCCCCGTCTCCGTCGAGGAGGTGCCGGCGGCCGTGGAGCGGCTGCTGACCCTGCACCAGCGCCAGTGGCGCGGCCGGGGGGTGACCCGCGAGCACCTGCGCCCGCGCTTCGCCGAGCACCTGACGCGGTCGGTGCGGCTGATGGTGGCGCGGGGGGACGCGGTCGTCACGGAGTTCGAGCTGGCCGACCGGGTGGTCGCGGCGGAACTCACCCTCCGCTCCCCCACCCTGTCCGGCGGCTACCTCTACGGCGCGGATCCGGCCCTGCGCACGGCCAAGGTGGACGTGGCGACGATGCTGCTGCGGGCGAGCGCCCGCACCGCATCGGACTCGGGCCGCACCACCTTGAGCTTCCTGCGCGGCAACGAGCCCTACAAGCACCACTGGCGCCCGACCGCCCTGCGCAACCAGCGCTACCTCCTGGCCCACGGCGAACGCGCCGCCCCCCTGCTGTGGTGGTGCGTGGGGTACGCGGCGGCCAGGGAGCGGGTGGCCGTGGTGGTACGGGGGTGGCGGGGCAGGCGCGCCAGGAGGTGCGGGCGGGAGGGGTGA
- a CDS encoding O-antigen ligase family protein encodes MRESVPTASWAPAAPALLPHPVHPRVRGHAHLLPLFAVLVLLAAPPPGGAAADGGGTGTLADAASGVLVLWAFATALRSGVRPLTPRAAGLFALAAGGLAVAAAGAGDPSQALPGLARYLQIFVLVPLAVLLLVRDRRDFTAVLGALVALALVEGGVGVHQYLTATGASYMGEDIRAVGTFGASDIMGMATVVAHGLVAAVALALAPGARARRGQRAAALACAALLLVPLALSFSRGAWIATALTCTALLFLAGVRRALRVLAALLALTVVLVGGAGAGTAMLQERLSSITKVTDAPDQSVTDRYTLWSAAAGMWRESPVTGVGLKGFPAHRDSHAPLALSSGSDTAGAGAAFRRQPLLSPHNMYLLVLSEQGLVGVCTLVGGWAALLALALRRLHRERARPDADAAADTAADTAAGAGAGAGANAVSDTDCGLAATGLLLWLLVDFFYGDIGGPSTILTALALGLAARWALGRADTAGTDAAGATGEPDAGDGRGGPGGPDDPGGPDGPGDPDGPARVQLPPGSPRVREAARR; translated from the coding sequence ATGCGTGAGAGCGTGCCCACCGCGTCCTGGGCCCCCGCCGCCCCCGCCTTACTCCCCCACCCCGTGCATCCGCGCGTCCGCGGCCACGCGCACCTGCTGCCGCTCTTCGCGGTCCTGGTGCTGCTCGCGGCGCCGCCGCCGGGCGGGGCGGCGGCCGACGGCGGCGGCACCGGCACCCTCGCCGACGCCGCCTCCGGCGTCCTGGTGCTGTGGGCGTTCGCCACCGCCCTGCGCTCCGGCGTCCGCCCCCTCACGCCCCGGGCGGCCGGGCTGTTCGCGCTCGCGGCGGGCGGGCTCGCCGTGGCGGCGGCGGGCGCGGGCGACCCGTCCCAGGCGCTGCCGGGGCTCGCCCGCTACCTCCAGATCTTCGTCCTGGTGCCCCTGGCCGTCCTGCTCCTGGTGCGCGACCGGCGGGACTTCACCGCCGTGCTCGGCGCGCTGGTGGCGCTCGCGCTGGTCGAGGGCGGGGTCGGCGTCCACCAGTACCTGACCGCCACCGGCGCCTCCTACATGGGCGAGGACATCCGCGCGGTCGGCACGTTCGGCGCCTCCGACATCATGGGCATGGCGACCGTCGTCGCCCACGGACTGGTGGCCGCCGTCGCGTTGGCGCTCGCGCCCGGTGCGCGCGCCCGGCGCGGACAGCGCGCGGCGGCGCTCGCCTGCGCGGCCCTGCTCCTCGTACCGCTGGCCCTCTCCTTCAGCCGGGGCGCCTGGATCGCCACCGCCCTCACCTGTACGGCGCTGCTGTTCCTGGCCGGGGTGCGGCGCGCCCTGCGCGTCCTGGCCGCCCTGCTCGCGCTCACCGTCGTCCTGGTGGGCGGCGCCGGAGCGGGGACCGCGATGCTCCAGGAGCGCCTGTCCAGCATCACCAAGGTCACCGACGCCCCCGACCAGTCGGTCACCGACCGGTACACGCTGTGGAGCGCGGCGGCCGGGATGTGGCGCGAGTCGCCCGTCACCGGCGTCGGCCTCAAGGGCTTCCCCGCCCACCGCGACAGCCACGCCCCGCTCGCGCTCTCCTCCGGCAGCGACACGGCGGGCGCGGGCGCCGCCTTCCGCCGCCAGCCGCTGCTCTCCCCGCACAACATGTACCTGCTGGTCCTCAGCGAGCAGGGCCTGGTCGGGGTCTGCACCCTGGTGGGCGGCTGGGCGGCGCTGCTGGCGCTCGCCCTGCGGCGACTGCACCGCGAGCGCGCCCGGCCCGACGCCGACGCTGCCGCCGACACTGCCGCCGACACTGCCGCTGGCGCTGGCGCTGGCGCTGGCGCGAACGCCGTCAGCGACACCGACTGCGGGCTGGCCGCCACCGGGCTGCTGCTGTGGCTCCTGGTCGACTTCTTCTACGGCGACATCGGCGGCCCCTCCACCATCCTGACCGCCCTCGCCCTGGGCCTGGCCGCCCGCTGGGCCCTGGGCCGCGCGGACACGGCCGGGACGGACGCCGCCGGGGCCACGGGCGAGCCGGACGCGGGCGACGGCCGGGGCGGGCCCGGTGGCCCGGACGACCCTGGTGGACCGGACGGCCCCGGCGACCCGGACGGCCCCGCCCGGGTCCAACTCCCGCCCGGCTCCCCCCGCGTACGGGAGGCGGCCCGGCGATGA
- a CDS encoding chaplin gives MSRTAKALALSAAAAAAVAGGAGVAAADSHASGAATNSPGVLSGNFAQVPIHVPVNVCGNTVNVIALLNPAFGNTCVNN, from the coding sequence ATGTCGCGTACCGCTAAGGCCCTCGCTCTCTCCGCTGCCGCCGCCGCGGCCGTCGCCGGCGGCGCCGGCGTCGCCGCCGCCGACAGCCACGCGTCGGGTGCGGCGACCAACTCCCCGGGCGTCCTGTCCGGCAACTTCGCCCAGGTGCCGATCCACGTGCCGGTGAACGTCTGCGGCAACACCGTGAACGTGATCGCCCTGCTGAACCCGGCGTTCGGCAACACCTGCGTCAACAACTGA
- a CDS encoding polysaccharide deacetylase family protein has translation MPADTPALWVAMYHSVGPRADARTDDPYNITVTPRRLERQLRWLRARGLLGVGMARLLRARAAGGGSRLVGLTFDDGYADFVEEALPLLRRYDCTATLFALPGLLGGTNDWDPLGPRRPLLDESGIRRALTWGMEIGSHGLVHTDLTTADDTTLRRETEESRALLRSITGRDVLGFCYPYGTVDRRAADAVCAAGYSYACAIDPGPLTGRFALPRLHIGESDTGPRLRLKRRLHRWRRRPPGDGPGAGFVAEDRSPLLPRPEGHPPPGARRGKTAAPHPAEPSASRPQPPSVPHPQNPSAPHPEAP, from the coding sequence ATGCCCGCTGACACCCCCGCCCTGTGGGTCGCGATGTACCACTCGGTCGGCCCCCGCGCCGACGCCCGCACCGACGACCCGTACAACATCACCGTCACGCCCCGCCGCCTGGAACGGCAGTTGCGCTGGCTGCGCGCCCGGGGGCTGCTCGGCGTCGGCATGGCCCGGCTGCTGCGGGCCCGCGCCGCGGGCGGCGGCAGCCGGCTCGTCGGGCTCACCTTCGACGACGGGTACGCCGACTTCGTCGAGGAGGCGCTGCCGCTGCTGCGCCGCTACGACTGCACCGCCACCCTGTTCGCCCTGCCCGGCCTGCTCGGCGGGACCAACGACTGGGACCCGCTCGGCCCGCGCCGCCCCCTCCTGGACGAGAGCGGCATCCGGCGCGCCCTCACCTGGGGCATGGAGATCGGCTCGCACGGCCTGGTCCACACCGACCTCACCACCGCCGACGACACCACCCTGCGCCGCGAGACCGAGGAGAGCCGCGCGCTGCTGCGCTCGATCACCGGCCGCGACGTGCTGGGCTTCTGCTACCCGTACGGAACGGTCGACCGCCGCGCCGCCGACGCCGTCTGCGCGGCGGGCTACAGCTACGCCTGCGCCATCGACCCCGGCCCGCTGACCGGCCGCTTCGCCCTCCCCCGCCTCCACATCGGCGAGAGCGACACCGGCCCCCGGCTGCGCCTCAAACGCCGGCTGCACCGCTGGCGCCGCCGTCCGCCCGGCGACGGCCCGGGCGCGGGTTTCGTGGCCGAGGACCGCTCCCCGCTGCTGCCCCGCCCGGAGGGGCACCCGCCGCCCGGGGCGCGGCGGGGGAAGACCGCCGCGCCGCACCCGGCGGAGCCCTCCGCGTCCCGCCCGCAGCCCCCCTCCGTACCGCATCCGCAGAACCCGTCCGCCCCGCACCCGGAGGCCCCGTGA
- a CDS encoding lipopolysaccharide biosynthesis protein, translating into MSENPNPLRRFLGGRPLPRWWPLPACALLGAVAGGVYGQVRPAEYSATSYVVVTPTGKSDPATALGFAQAYGRVATQVAVIGDAQAWAGVPADTIRRNVQTATSPDAPMIAITGTSRRPGEAADIANAVARSLALNGQHTEASTGVRLVQFSRAARPVDPSSAPPSLTALVGGCAGGLTGGLLLLVRPGRPRALAPVPAPAGRVALPTGGA; encoded by the coding sequence ATGAGCGAAAACCCCAACCCGTTGCGGCGGTTCCTGGGCGGACGGCCGCTGCCGAGGTGGTGGCCGCTGCCCGCGTGCGCGCTGCTCGGGGCGGTGGCGGGCGGTGTGTACGGACAGGTGCGCCCGGCCGAGTACAGCGCCACCAGCTATGTCGTGGTCACCCCCACCGGCAAGTCCGACCCGGCGACCGCGCTCGGCTTCGCCCAGGCGTACGGGCGGGTCGCCACCCAGGTCGCCGTCATCGGGGACGCGCAGGCGTGGGCGGGCGTCCCCGCCGACACCATCCGCCGCAACGTGCAGACCGCGACCTCCCCGGACGCGCCCATGATCGCCATCACCGGCACCTCGCGCCGCCCCGGCGAGGCCGCCGACATCGCCAACGCGGTGGCCCGCTCGCTGGCGCTCAACGGGCAGCACACCGAGGCCAGTACGGGAGTGCGGCTCGTGCAGTTCTCCCGGGCCGCCCGGCCCGTCGACCCGTCCTCCGCGCCGCCGTCCCTGACCGCCCTGGTCGGCGGCTGCGCGGGCGGCCTCACCGGCGGGCTGCTGCTGCTCGTCCGTCCGGGCCGGCCGCGCGCCCTCGCCCCGGTGCCGGCCCCGGCGGGCCGGGTGGCGCTGCCCACCGGCGGTGCGTGA
- a CDS encoding glycosyltransferase, giving the protein MKVLHVITGLGVGGAEQQLRLLVGQLPADCDVVTLTNPGAVAEGLTADGVRVHHLGMTGNRDLSALPRLTRLIHRGRYDVVHTHLYRACLYGRVAARLAGVRAVVATEHSLGAASIEGRPLGPGVRALYLAAERLGTSTVAVSATIARRLREWGVPARRIHVVPNGIDAARFRFDALDRTRTRALLGLPPEAYVIGGVGRLVPGKRFDVLLRALPHLPGAHLLLVGAGGQETALRALAARLGVTARVCFAGECAYGGGAPGGADPYGGEAPPTGLPPGTGRPTLPALLAAMDVLASPSADESFGLAVVEGLAAGLPVVYATCPAVDDLPPSDAPGAVRAEPGGFVAALRGVRESGTGRLPVPPAVAHYTVAASAARLGAVYEAALHGTTPFPQQPLASKSPDPSGVNVP; this is encoded by the coding sequence GTGAAGGTCCTGCACGTCATCACCGGCCTCGGCGTGGGCGGCGCCGAGCAGCAACTGCGCCTGCTGGTGGGCCAGTTGCCCGCCGACTGCGACGTGGTGACGCTCACCAACCCCGGCGCGGTCGCCGAGGGCCTGACCGCCGACGGCGTCCGCGTCCACCACCTCGGCATGACCGGCAACCGCGACCTCAGCGCGCTGCCCCGCCTCACCCGCCTGATCCACCGGGGCCGTTACGACGTGGTCCACACCCACCTGTACCGCGCCTGCCTCTACGGACGGGTCGCCGCGCGCCTCGCGGGCGTACGGGCGGTCGTGGCCACCGAGCACTCGCTGGGCGCCGCCTCCATCGAGGGCCGCCCGCTGGGACCCGGCGTGCGCGCGCTCTACCTGGCCGCCGAGCGGCTGGGCACCTCCACGGTCGCCGTCTCCGCCACCATCGCCCGCCGCCTGCGCGAATGGGGCGTGCCCGCCCGCCGCATCCACGTCGTCCCCAACGGCATCGACGCGGCCCGCTTCCGCTTCGACGCCCTCGACCGCACCCGCACCCGCGCCCTGCTCGGCCTGCCCCCCGAGGCGTACGTGATCGGCGGAGTCGGCCGGCTGGTCCCGGGCAAGCGCTTCGACGTCCTGCTCCGCGCCCTCCCCCACCTCCCCGGCGCCCATCTGCTGCTGGTAGGCGCGGGCGGCCAGGAAACCGCCCTGCGCGCCCTCGCCGCACGCCTCGGCGTCACCGCACGGGTGTGCTTCGCGGGCGAATGCGCGTACGGCGGCGGAGCACCCGGCGGCGCGGACCCGTACGGCGGCGAGGCCCCGCCCACCGGCCTCCCGCCCGGAACCGGCCGCCCCACCCTCCCCGCCCTGCTCGCGGCGATGGACGTGCTCGCCTCCCCCTCCGCCGACGAGTCGTTCGGACTCGCGGTCGTCGAGGGCCTGGCGGCGGGCCTGCCCGTCGTCTACGCCACCTGCCCCGCCGTCGACGACCTGCCTCCCTCGGACGCGCCCGGCGCGGTGCGCGCGGAGCCGGGCGGGTTCGTCGCGGCGCTGCGCGGGGTGCGCGAGAGCGGCACCGGCCGCCTGCCGGTGCCCCCGGCCGTCGCCCACTACACGGTCGCGGCGTCGGCGGCCCGCCTGGGCGCGGTCTACGAGGCGGCCCTGCACGGCACCACGCCCTTCCCGCAACAGCCCCTCGCCTCGAAGTCACCGGACCCATCAGGAGTGAACGTTCCATGA
- a CDS encoding glycosyltransferase family 4 protein, producing MHVLHLVQPVEGGVARVVADLVRDQVRDGLRVSVACPADGRLAAEAAGLGADVHGWEATRAPGPALFGEVRRAARIVARLRPDVVHAHSAKAGVAARLAVRGRVPTVFQPHAWSFEAVTGPVAVASRLWERAAVRWTARVVCVSEGERRTGERAGIAARWSVVPNGVDLERHRPPLPGEDPRAALPALAQLPPQAQLVVCVGRLCRQKGQDVLLRAWPEVTAELPGARLVLVGDGPEEAALRAAAPEGVVFAGAVTDTAAWYRAADVVVLPSRWEGMALAPLEAMACQKPVVVTDVGGSAESLPPGHALFCLVPPDSPQALVRAVGALLLNEPLRETLGDQGHQHVTTTHDVRRTAETIADLYRELSGARRSERREPSYQ from the coding sequence CTGCACGTCCTGCATCTGGTCCAGCCGGTGGAGGGCGGAGTGGCGCGGGTCGTGGCCGATCTGGTGCGCGATCAGGTGCGGGACGGGCTGCGGGTGTCGGTGGCGTGCCCGGCGGACGGGCGCCTGGCGGCCGAGGCGGCCGGGCTGGGCGCCGACGTCCACGGCTGGGAGGCGACCCGCGCCCCCGGCCCCGCCCTGTTCGGCGAGGTCCGGCGGGCCGCGCGGATCGTCGCCCGGCTGCGGCCCGACGTGGTCCACGCGCACAGCGCCAAGGCCGGGGTGGCCGCGCGGCTGGCGGTGCGCGGGCGGGTGCCGACCGTCTTCCAGCCGCACGCCTGGTCGTTCGAGGCGGTGACCGGCCCGGTCGCCGTCGCCTCTCGGCTGTGGGAGCGGGCGGCGGTGCGCTGGACCGCGCGGGTGGTCTGCGTCAGCGAGGGCGAGCGGCGCACGGGGGAGCGCGCGGGGATCGCCGCGCGCTGGTCGGTGGTCCCCAACGGGGTCGACCTGGAGCGCCACCGCCCGCCGCTGCCCGGCGAGGACCCGCGCGCGGCCCTGCCCGCGCTCGCCCAACTGCCGCCCCAGGCCCAGCTGGTGGTGTGCGTGGGCCGGCTGTGCCGCCAGAAGGGCCAGGACGTCCTGCTGCGGGCCTGGCCCGAGGTGACCGCCGAGCTGCCCGGGGCGCGCCTGGTCCTGGTGGGCGACGGGCCCGAGGAGGCGGCCCTGCGGGCGGCGGCGCCCGAGGGGGTGGTCTTCGCCGGGGCGGTGACCGACACCGCCGCCTGGTACCGGGCCGCCGACGTGGTCGTCCTGCCCTCGCGGTGGGAGGGGATGGCCCTGGCACCCCTTGAGGCGATGGCCTGTCAGAAACCCGTCGTCGTTACAGATGTGGGCGGCTCGGCGGAGAGCCTGCCGCCCGGGCACGCCCTGTTCTGTCTCGTCCCGCCGGACAGTCCGCAGGCGCTGGTCCGGGCCGTGGGTGCTCTGCTCCTCAACGAGCCGCTGCGCGAAACCCTGGGCGACCAGGGCCACCAGCACGTGACCACCACCCACGATGTGCGGCGGACGGCGGAGACGATCGCGGACCTGTACCGCGAACTGTCCGGCGCACGGCGCTCCGAACGCAGGGAACCCAGCTACCAGTGA
- the murJ gene encoding murein biosynthesis integral membrane protein MurJ, with translation MSDASRTLPGPGAAPTGRRGPDRDRRTAAPSHGFLARAAAVTAALTVAGAVLGLVRDQTFAHVFGADTDTDAFLVAWTVPEVAATLLIEDGLALVLVPAFSLAAVRRSGPAALVHQGGPDRRTPAADPVRALVAATLPRLALALTALAALLVVAAPALVGLLAPGLPRPGLAVDCTRLTATCALTFGLAGYCSAALRGHGRFLAPATIYVAYNTGIIAVLLAFGARWGVRAAAAGVAAGGCLMVAAQVPPLWRGMRRTARPGTRWRTPRAARSATGERAPKERTGALRLAMVAPVIVFALARQFQTLIERHLAAPLPAGAISHLNYAQKVAQMPMVLSLMLCTVTFPVVARALAAGETERARRRVEGDLLVAGAIVLLGTAVVIGCAPQIVELLFQRGAFGPADTAATAAVMRVYALGLLAQTMVGVLVRSYFSAARPTWYPAATMLACLVVTAAAGAWAAPAWGARGIAAANALGIAVGALALFAGTGRRSVGLPRRRVGGELLKLAAAGAGATGACWWCAARFTGPAAAITAGSLAALLCFLLLARAARVRGFAPLALLRLLSRPLTRRLRNAR, from the coding sequence ATGAGCGACGCCTCCCGCACCCTGCCGGGCCCCGGCGCCGCGCCCACCGGGCGCCGCGGCCCCGACCGCGACCGGCGGACCGCCGCCCCCTCCCACGGGTTCCTGGCCCGCGCCGCCGCCGTGACCGCCGCGCTCACCGTGGCGGGCGCGGTGCTCGGGCTGGTCCGCGACCAGACGTTCGCGCACGTCTTCGGCGCGGACACCGACACCGACGCGTTCCTGGTGGCGTGGACGGTGCCGGAGGTCGCCGCGACCCTGCTCATCGAGGACGGACTCGCGCTGGTCCTCGTCCCCGCCTTCAGCCTGGCCGCCGTACGCCGCTCGGGCCCCGCCGCCCTCGTGCACCAGGGCGGACCCGACCGCCGCACCCCGGCCGCCGACCCGGTCCGCGCCCTGGTCGCCGCCACCCTGCCCCGGCTGGCGCTGGCGCTGACCGCGCTGGCCGCCCTGCTCGTCGTCGCCGCGCCCGCCCTGGTCGGCCTGCTCGCCCCCGGACTGCCCCGGCCCGGCCTCGCCGTCGACTGCACCCGGCTCACCGCGACCTGCGCCCTCACCTTCGGGCTCGCCGGATACTGCAGCGCGGCCCTGCGCGGCCACGGCCGCTTCCTCGCCCCCGCCACCATCTACGTCGCCTACAACACCGGCATCATCGCCGTGCTGCTCGCCTTCGGCGCCCGCTGGGGCGTACGGGCGGCGGCGGCCGGGGTCGCGGCCGGGGGCTGCCTCATGGTCGCCGCGCAGGTCCCCCCGCTGTGGCGGGGCATGCGCCGCACCGCCCGGCCGGGCACCAGGTGGCGCACCCCCCGGGCCGCGAGGAGCGCGACCGGCGAGCGCGCGCCCAAGGAGCGCACCGGCGCGCTGCGCCTCGCCATGGTCGCCCCCGTCATCGTGTTCGCGCTGGCCCGCCAGTTCCAGACCCTCATCGAACGCCACCTCGCCGCCCCCCTGCCCGCCGGCGCCATCTCGCACCTCAACTACGCCCAGAAGGTGGCGCAGATGCCGATGGTGCTCTCCCTGATGCTCTGCACCGTCACCTTCCCCGTCGTCGCCCGGGCGCTCGCGGCGGGCGAGACCGAGCGGGCCCGGCGCCGCGTCGAGGGCGACCTCCTGGTGGCGGGCGCGATCGTCCTGCTCGGCACCGCCGTGGTCATCGGCTGCGCCCCCCAGATCGTCGAACTGCTCTTCCAGCGCGGCGCGTTCGGCCCGGCCGACACGGCCGCCACCGCCGCCGTGATGCGGGTGTACGCGCTGGGGCTGCTCGCCCAGACCATGGTGGGCGTCCTCGTCCGCTCCTACTTCTCCGCCGCCCGCCCCACCTGGTATCCGGCCGCCACCATGCTGGCCTGCCTGGTCGTCACCGCCGCCGCCGGTGCCTGGGCCGCGCCCGCGTGGGGGGCGCGCGGCATCGCCGCCGCCAACGCGCTCGGCATCGCGGTCGGCGCGCTGGCCCTGTTCGCCGGGACCGGCCGCCGCTCGGTGGGCCTGCCCCGGCGCCGCGTCGGCGGCGAGCTCCTCAAACTGGCCGCCGCCGGAGCCGGGGCCACCGGCGCCTGCTGGTGGTGCGCGGCCCGCTTCACCGGCCCGGCCGCCGCCATCACCGCCGGTTCGCTCGCCGCCCTCCTCTGCTTCCTCCTGCTGGCCCGCGCCGCCCGGGTGCGCGGCTTCGCCCCGCTGGCCCTGCTCCGTCTGCTGTCCCGCCCCCTCACCCGAAGGCTGAGGAATGCCCGCTGA
- a CDS encoding chaplin produces the protein MKRIAQSLAVAGTSVAVAVLGAGVAAAGGHGGAHADGKAVGSPGVLSGNLLQVPVHVPVNVCGNTVNLVGVLNPAFGNHCTNS, from the coding sequence ATGAAGCGAATTGCACAGTCCCTGGCAGTGGCGGGCACGAGCGTCGCCGTCGCCGTGCTCGGCGCCGGTGTCGCCGCGGCCGGCGGCCACGGCGGAGCGCACGCCGACGGAAAGGCCGTGGGCTCCCCCGGCGTCCTGTCCGGCAACCTGCTCCAGGTGCCGGTCCACGTGCCGGTCAACGTCTGCGGCAACACCGTGAACCTGGTCGGTGTGCTCAACCCCGCCTTCGGCAACCACTGCACGAACAGCTGA